From one Tindallia californiensis genomic stretch:
- a CDS encoding (2Fe-2S) ferredoxin domain-containing protein, with protein MTIIHVCVGSACHLKGSYNVISAMQEMIIRHGVGDQVEAKALFCMDQCGQSVSVRIGNEETVYSLTENEVERFFTEQIVTRFKE; from the coding sequence ATGACCATTATTCATGTGTGTGTAGGAAGTGCATGTCATCTGAAGGGTTCTTATAATGTTATCAGTGCCATGCAGGAAATGATTATTCGGCACGGAGTGGGTGATCAGGTGGAAGCTAAAGCCTTGTTTTGCATGGATCAATGTGGCCAGTCTGTTTCGGTGAGAATTGGTAACGAAGAGACTGTGTACTCTCTTACGGAAAATGAAGTAGAAAGGTTCTTTACGGAACAGATTGTGACACGGTTTAAGGAGTAA
- a CDS encoding [FeFe] hydrogenase, group A has protein sequence MNNKNHDKKCMWVDGRRVDYTDEKNVLQVVRKAGVELPTFCYYTELSVFGACRMCVVENEWGGVEASCYTPPREGMKIKTNTPKLQKHRKMILELLLSSHCRDCTTCSKNGKCRLQELALRYNVSRVRFDGGNGFRHDHPVDRSSRAITRDPNRCILCGDCVRMCDEVQNVAVIDFKGRGSKMTVSTAFEEPIANTPCVSCGQCAAVCPTGAIAVKDDRAAVWEAIYNEDKRVAVQVAPAVRVALGEEFGLPSGENVMGEMVAGLRKLGFDEIYDTSVCADLTVMEEAAELRKRLSSDEKLPMFTSCCPAWINYVETKYPEYKHHVSSCKSPMQMFGAILKEHAGSMKKVDSREIVSVAIMPCTAKKQEAAREEFKRNGVSDVDYVITTQELVLMLKEAGIVFSQLEPEATDVPFGICSGAGIIFGVTGGVSEAVIRRLMEDKSREAMMDISYTGIRGVEGAKEAEITLGEKTIRIAVVHGLKNVDDVIKKIKAGTVQYDFIEAMACPGGCIGGAGQPYALQRNTRERSGGLYKADKLSQIRRSEENPIIMPLYSGLLKNKVHELLHVEYSQPSNGIEEG, from the coding sequence ATGAACAACAAAAATCATGATAAGAAATGTATGTGGGTAGATGGCCGTCGAGTGGATTACACCGATGAAAAAAATGTGTTGCAGGTAGTACGCAAAGCGGGTGTTGAGCTGCCTACCTTTTGCTATTATACCGAACTATCCGTATTTGGTGCTTGCCGGATGTGCGTCGTGGAAAATGAATGGGGAGGCGTAGAGGCTTCCTGTTATACTCCGCCTCGGGAGGGTATGAAAATTAAGACCAACACCCCTAAGTTGCAAAAGCACAGAAAGATGATTCTGGAGCTGTTGTTGTCTTCGCATTGTCGTGATTGCACCACCTGTTCCAAGAATGGGAAATGCCGCTTGCAAGAGCTAGCGTTGCGGTACAATGTAAGCAGAGTTCGGTTTGACGGCGGAAATGGCTTCAGGCATGATCATCCTGTTGATCGCTCCAGCCGTGCAATTACAAGGGATCCAAACAGATGTATTCTTTGTGGGGACTGTGTTAGGATGTGCGATGAAGTACAAAACGTAGCGGTCATCGATTTTAAGGGAAGGGGATCAAAGATGACCGTTAGTACGGCTTTTGAGGAGCCCATCGCCAACACCCCCTGTGTGAGCTGTGGTCAGTGTGCGGCTGTTTGTCCAACTGGTGCCATCGCCGTCAAGGATGACAGAGCTGCTGTGTGGGAGGCTATTTACAATGAGGACAAGCGGGTTGCCGTCCAGGTGGCTCCTGCTGTGCGAGTGGCTCTGGGGGAAGAGTTTGGCCTTCCGTCCGGAGAAAATGTCATGGGTGAAATGGTGGCGGGTTTGCGAAAGTTGGGCTTTGATGAAATATATGACACCTCTGTTTGTGCGGATTTAACAGTGATGGAAGAGGCTGCAGAATTAAGAAAAAGACTGAGTAGCGACGAAAAACTACCTATGTTTACTTCTTGCTGTCCTGCTTGGATTAATTACGTGGAAACAAAATACCCAGAATACAAGCACCACGTATCTTCCTGTAAATCTCCCATGCAAATGTTTGGGGCTATCTTGAAAGAACACGCTGGAAGCATGAAAAAGGTAGATAGTCGAGAAATAGTCAGTGTAGCAATTATGCCTTGTACGGCCAAAAAACAGGAAGCCGCTCGGGAAGAATTTAAGCGTAACGGCGTTTCAGATGTTGATTATGTTATCACCACTCAGGAATTGGTCCTTATGCTTAAGGAAGCCGGGATTGTTTTCAGTCAGTTGGAACCAGAAGCTACGGATGTTCCTTTTGGCATCTGCAGTGGAGCTGGCATCATTTTTGGTGTGACAGGCGGTGTGTCAGAAGCGGTGATTCGCCGGTTAATGGAAGACAAAAGCAGGGAAGCAATGATGGACATATCCTATACAGGTATCAGAGGTGTAGAGGGTGCCAAAGAAGCAGAAATTACATTGGGAGAAAAAACCATCCGAATAGCCGTCGTCCACGGGTTGAAGAATGTAGATGACGTTATTAAAAAAATAAAGGCAGGCACTGTTCAATACGATTTTATCGAAGCCATGGCCTGTCCTGGTGGCTGTATCGGTGGTGCTGGTCAGCCCTATGCTCTGCAAAGAAACACTCGGGAACGTTCTGGAGGCCTATACAAAGCCGATAAATTATCACAAATCAGGCGATCTGAAGAAAATCCCATTATCATGCCATTATATAGTGGATTATTGAAAAATAAGGTTCATGAACTGCTCCATGTAGAATACAGTCAGCCCAGCAACGGTATAGAGGAGGGGTAA
- a CDS encoding NADH-quinone oxidoreductase subunit NuoF: protein MNLIADRQSLVDVRKSFREHLSLETKKILVCAGTGCVAGGANVVFDTFKRLCEDHGINCSIELGHELEHESIGLKKSGCHGYCEVGPLVRIDPAGWFFMRVKPEDCAEIIETSIIGNQPVERLLYNENGMTCDTQEEIPFYKKQTRLVLSNCGHIDAESIEAYIANDGYKALELALFEMTPEEICQEMNQAELRGRGGGGFPAGTKWQQVNRQKEKVKYVVCNGDEGDPGAFMDRSLMEGDPHRILEGMMIAGIATGAEVGYIYVRAEYPLAVNRLKNAINQAEKYNLLGKGILGTEFHFKIHISQGAGAFVCGEGSALTASIEGNRGMPRVKPPRTVEKGLFGKPTVLNNVETFANVPVILTMTSQAYKEIGIEKNYGTKAFALTGNVNNTGLIEVPMGTTIREVVFDIGGGVRDGREFKAVQIGGPSGGCLTAQHLDLSLDFDTLVKAGAMIGSGGLVVMDDNTCMVEVARFFMNFTQNESCGKCVPCREGTKAMLHILDRIVAGEGEEEDIDTLLSLEETISETALCGLGKTAGSPVVSTITHFKDEYLAHILDKKCPTKNCEALGRYYIDESLCRGCTKCVRGCPVDAISGEVKKPFHLDETKCIKCGACVPLCPFKAILEG, encoded by the coding sequence ATGAATCTAATTGCTGATAGGCAGTCTCTGGTTGACGTCAGAAAAAGCTTTAGGGAGCACTTATCCCTTGAAACAAAAAAAATACTTGTCTGTGCCGGAACGGGCTGTGTGGCTGGAGGTGCTAATGTGGTTTTTGATACCTTCAAAAGGCTATGTGAAGACCATGGAATTAACTGTTCCATTGAGCTTGGTCATGAACTGGAGCATGAAAGCATCGGTCTGAAAAAAAGTGGTTGCCATGGCTACTGTGAAGTGGGACCTTTGGTACGTATTGACCCTGCCGGCTGGTTTTTCATGAGAGTCAAGCCAGAGGATTGTGCAGAAATCATTGAAACCAGTATTATAGGGAATCAGCCGGTTGAAAGGCTGTTGTATAACGAGAATGGTATGACTTGCGATACCCAGGAAGAAATTCCTTTCTATAAAAAACAGACACGGCTTGTCCTTTCAAATTGTGGACATATAGACGCTGAATCCATTGAGGCGTATATTGCTAATGACGGTTATAAAGCACTGGAGCTGGCTCTCTTCGAAATGACGCCAGAAGAGATTTGTCAGGAAATGAACCAAGCGGAACTCAGAGGCCGGGGTGGTGGTGGATTCCCTGCTGGTACCAAATGGCAACAGGTGAACCGTCAGAAAGAAAAAGTGAAATATGTGGTGTGCAACGGAGATGAAGGAGATCCAGGTGCCTTTATGGACAGAAGTCTTATGGAAGGTGATCCCCATAGAATCCTTGAAGGCATGATGATTGCAGGTATTGCCACAGGAGCAGAGGTAGGATATATCTATGTGAGAGCTGAATATCCTTTAGCCGTTAACCGATTAAAAAATGCCATTAATCAGGCGGAAAAATACAATCTTTTAGGCAAAGGGATTCTAGGAACAGAGTTTCATTTTAAGATTCATATCAGCCAGGGTGCTGGCGCTTTTGTATGCGGAGAAGGTAGTGCCTTGACAGCTTCTATTGAAGGAAACCGAGGGATGCCTCGGGTAAAACCTCCTCGTACCGTTGAAAAGGGACTCTTTGGAAAGCCTACGGTGTTAAATAATGTGGAGACTTTTGCCAATGTACCGGTTATTCTTACTATGACGTCTCAAGCCTATAAAGAGATAGGCATCGAAAAAAATTACGGTACCAAAGCCTTTGCCTTAACTGGTAATGTGAACAATACGGGTCTGATTGAAGTGCCTATGGGTACCACCATCAGGGAAGTGGTATTTGATATTGGTGGCGGGGTGAGAGATGGTCGTGAGTTTAAGGCTGTACAGATTGGTGGACCATCAGGAGGATGTCTCACGGCTCAGCACCTGGATTTGTCTTTAGATTTTGATACTCTGGTGAAAGCAGGTGCCATGATTGGTTCAGGTGGTTTGGTGGTCATGGATGACAATACCTGCATGGTAGAAGTAGCTCGTTTCTTCATGAATTTTACCCAGAATGAATCCTGCGGTAAATGTGTTCCCTGTCGGGAAGGTACCAAGGCTATGCTCCATATATTGGACAGAATTGTGGCAGGAGAAGGGGAAGAGGAAGACATCGATACCCTCCTGAGCCTTGAAGAAACCATTTCAGAAACGGCTTTGTGCGGTTTGGGAAAAACAGCTGGTTCTCCCGTAGTCAGTACCATTACACATTTTAAGGACGAATACCTGGCTCATATTCTGGATAAAAAATGTCCAACCAAAAATTGTGAGGCTTTGGGTCGTTATTATATTGATGAGTCCTTGTGTCGTGGGTGTACCAAATGTGTTCGTGGCTGTCCAGTGGACGCCATCAGTGGTGAAGTGAAGAAACCGTTTCATTTGGACGAAACAAAGTGCATCAAATGTGGTGCTTGTGTGCCGTTATGTCCATTTAAAGCGATCTTGGAGGGATGA
- a CDS encoding NADH-quinone oxidoreductase subunit NuoE family protein: protein MEQVQKETLDRILESSDSGNAALIPIMQEIQSEYRYLPRYALEYIAEKMDISIAKIYSVASFYENFSLEPKGKYIIRVCDGTACHVRKSIPILNALRANLSLTDEKHTTDDMLFTVEAVSCLGACGLAPVIAVNEEMHAAMTPEKVQTLLADLRKEGDADESNC from the coding sequence ATGGAACAAGTACAAAAAGAAACGCTTGACAGGATTCTGGAATCCTCAGATTCCGGAAACGCTGCGCTCATTCCCATCATGCAGGAAATTCAAAGCGAATATCGCTACCTTCCCCGCTACGCTCTGGAGTACATCGCTGAAAAAATGGATATCAGTATTGCCAAAATTTACAGTGTAGCCAGCTTTTATGAAAACTTTTCTCTGGAGCCAAAAGGTAAATACATTATCCGGGTATGTGACGGTACTGCCTGTCATGTGCGTAAATCCATTCCTATTTTGAATGCACTAAGGGCCAATCTGTCCTTAACCGATGAAAAGCACACCACTGATGATATGCTCTTCACCGTGGAAGCAGTGTCCTGCCTTGGGGCATGTGGTTTGGCGCCAGTGATAGCCGTGAACGAAGAGATGCATGCAGCTATGACGCCGGAAAAAGTACAGACTCTGTTAGCAGATCTCAGAAAGGAAGGTGACGCAGATGAATCTAATTGCTGA
- a CDS encoding aminotransferase class I/II-fold pyridoxal phosphate-dependent enzyme, whose product MQMNDFKLECYFGKYEFTAPYLLTQSDCEAMSTGELLALEPEAQEEFMNQWLGYTETWGDPELRKLIAKLYQNMTDEDVLAFHGAQEAIFGYMNVMLGEGDHMIAMYPNYQSAYEVANSIPNCECSKWYIRDKGTHWEMDFDELEALIKPNTKLIAITSPNNPTGYTFTNDEIKRLCAICKKHDLYLFSDEVYKGLELEGEKRDWMADHYDKCASLGVMSKAYGLAGLRVGWLVSKDHETLEKVVKFKHYMSICNSAPSEFLAKVALKHGEKLLERNRQIIRENIKQVDKFFDRYPQIFEKKAITCGPVAYHKLLLDMPVKDFCQMAVEKKGVLLLPSEIYDMEDQYFRMGYGRKNVPESLAKFEEFLIEEKFV is encoded by the coding sequence ATGCAAATGAATGATTTTAAACTGGAATGTTATTTTGGGAAGTATGAGTTTACCGCACCCTATCTCCTTACCCAGTCTGACTGCGAAGCTATGTCAACAGGCGAGCTGCTGGCACTTGAACCAGAGGCCCAGGAAGAATTTATGAACCAGTGGCTTGGCTATACAGAAACCTGGGGAGATCCGGAGTTGAGAAAACTCATTGCCAAGCTGTACCAAAACATGACCGATGAAGATGTGCTGGCTTTTCATGGAGCTCAGGAAGCTATTTTCGGATATATGAATGTGATGCTAGGGGAAGGGGATCATATGATTGCCATGTACCCTAATTATCAGTCTGCTTATGAAGTGGCCAACTCCATTCCAAATTGTGAGTGTTCCAAATGGTATATTCGGGATAAGGGAACTCATTGGGAAATGGATTTTGATGAATTGGAAGCTTTGATCAAGCCCAACACAAAACTCATTGCCATCACTTCACCCAATAACCCTACCGGATACACCTTTACCAATGATGAAATAAAGCGATTGTGTGCTATCTGCAAAAAACATGACCTCTACCTGTTTTCCGATGAAGTTTATAAGGGTTTGGAACTGGAGGGAGAAAAGCGGGATTGGATGGCGGATCATTATGACAAATGCGCCTCCCTGGGAGTAATGTCCAAAGCCTACGGCCTGGCTGGTCTTCGGGTGGGATGGCTGGTGTCAAAGGACCATGAAACACTTGAAAAAGTAGTAAAGTTTAAGCATTACATGAGCATCTGCAATTCCGCTCCTTCAGAATTTTTGGCAAAAGTGGCGCTGAAACATGGGGAAAAATTGCTGGAGCGGAATCGTCAGATTATCCGGGAAAACATCAAACAGGTGGACAAATTTTTTGACAGGTATCCTCAAATCTTTGAGAAAAAAGCGATCACCTGCGGGCCTGTTGCCTATCATAAGCTCCTCCTGGACATGCCGGTGAAAGACTTTTGCCAGATGGCTGTTGAGAAGAAGGGAGTGCTACTATTGCCTTCTGAGATCTATGACATGGAAGACCAATATTTTAGAATGGGTTATGGTCGGAAAAATGTACCAGAAAGCTTGGCGAAATTTGAAGAATTTCTGATAGAAGAAAAATTTGTATAG
- a CDS encoding nucleoside triphosphate pyrophosphohydrolase, which translates to MGEILYNKLIRDEIPTIIEESHKKCVTKRVTGEELMQLLNKKLAEEVEEYLESNSIEELADILEVIHGIVHHRNIDFDELEKMRAKKRDERGGFLKGIKLIKVY; encoded by the coding sequence ATGGGAGAGATCCTATATAACAAACTAATCAGAGATGAAATACCTACCATCATTGAAGAAAGTCATAAAAAATGTGTAACGAAAAGAGTAACAGGCGAAGAACTGATGCAACTATTAAACAAAAAATTAGCAGAGGAAGTAGAAGAATATCTTGAAAGCAATAGCATCGAAGAGCTTGCTGACATTTTGGAAGTGATTCATGGAATTGTGCATCATCGAAACATAGATTTCGATGAGCTGGAAAAGATGAGAGCTAAAAAAAGGGACGAAAGGGGTGGCTTCTTAAAAGGAATTAAGCTGATAAAAGTGTATTAA